From Halorientalis litorea:
CCCGTCCCGGGCGCGTATCCCGGGTCGGCGGCGTCGATGTCCACGCTCAGGTACACCGACTGGCCGTCGAACTCGGGTGTCCACTCGGCCACCTCGGCGGGCGGGACGACGGTCACGTCGTCGGCGTCGGCGCGGTCCCACTCCGCTTCGCTCCCCGTCCGCGCGCCGAGAACGACGGCCTCCTCGGCGGCGGCGAGCGCGTGGCGCGTGACCGTCGCGTGGGAGAGTGGGTTCCCCGCGTAGGACTCCCGCAGGTCGAGGTGGGCGTCGAGACAGACGAACACGTCCGGGTCTACCGCACGGACGCCCGCGACGGTGACGGTGTGTTCGCCGCCGACTGTCAGGGGCACCGCACCGTCGTCACGCACGTCTCCGAGCGTGCCGGTGAGAAAGTCGAGGTACTCTGCGGTGTCGTCGGTCGGTCCGATGTCGCCGTGGTCGTGAACGGACAGGTCGGTAAACTGCTGCCCTGTCCGGTGGTCGTAGTCGTCGAACGATGTCGCAAAATGTCGGATACGACGCGGGCCGAAGCGCGTCCCGGGTTGGAACGTCGTCGAGGCGTCCAAGGGCGCGCCGACGACGACGTAGTCGGCGTCGGCCCGGTCGGCCCGCGCACCGGGAAACATCTACGAGCGGACGATTTTGCGCTGGTCCTCGTACTCGAGGTACTCGATGTCGTCGTCGGCCGACAGCGATACGTCCTCGGGCACCTTCATCGTAATCGTCTCGTAGTTGTCGAGGTCCATGACCTGTGCGATGTCGGCGGACTCGACGTTGACGACCTGTCCCTGCTTGCGCTCGACTATCGGCACCCAAATCTTCGCGTCCACGGGCTGTGAGAGGTTTCGCTTCTTCCCGTCGAAGACGCCCTCGCCCTCGATTCGGGCCTTCGCACTGCCGTGTTTGCCGGGTTTGGCTGTGCTGTAGGAGTTGATTTTACACGGTGTGTCGTCCATCATCACGTAACTCCCCTCGTCGAGTTCGCGGACTTCCGTCTGCTCTCTCGCCATGTCCCGCGATATTCAGTGTACCGGTATAAACCGTTTGGAACACGCCGCGTCGGGCCCCGAACTACGTCGAGCGGCCGTCCGACTCGCTGGTTTCGACGTCACCTGTCCCGGGATTCTCCTCGTCGGTGGCACCCTGCACGACTGCCTCGCCGAACCCTTCGCCGAGGTCTATCTCGCCG
This genomic window contains:
- the speB gene encoding agmatinase → MFPGARADRADADYVVVGAPLDASTTFQPGTRFGPRRIRHFATSFDDYDHRTGQQFTDLSVHDHGDIGPTDDTAEYLDFLTGTLGDVRDDGAVPLTVGGEHTVTVAGVRAVDPDVFVCLDAHLDLRESYAGNPLSHATVTRHALAAAEEAVVLGARTGSEAEWDRADADDVTVVPPAEVAEWTPEFDGQSVYLSVDIDAADPGYAPGTGTMEPFGLTPETMHEVVRAVAPSADGFDVVEVNDRDDGQAATLAAKLLRAFVFAHAGS
- a CDS encoding translation initiation factor IF-5A, giving the protein MAREQTEVRELDEGSYVMMDDTPCKINSYSTAKPGKHGSAKARIEGEGVFDGKKRNLSQPVDAKIWVPIVERKQGQVVNVESADIAQVMDLDNYETITMKVPEDVSLSADDDIEYLEYEDQRKIVRS